From the genome of Rhizobium binae, one region includes:
- a CDS encoding lytic transglycosylase domain-containing protein — translation MVAIGLSGLKRSLVVSMVLCCGVMTGCASVEYTSQAELTAAQTVVPIPKPGEDATLAAVPTAEGAAGQAVAGAMLPQTQTAPSLTATAMPTVAASQPADLAMQAGIQPAAYAQIPLTPEMTAIQSVVPTPRPGTPAQPATQLAFAATPQNNALAALAAVDTTPRYSMDYGFDESGPIDPPTAPPMFSDDDKDDAPTVEKSFVTKLIQKYSKIYEIPETLLHRIVHRESRYNPKAYNKRGYFGLMQIKYNTAKSMGYDGAPGGLFDAETNIKYAAKYLRGAWLVSDNKEDDAVRLYARGYYYDAKRKGMNDIAQGNY, via the coding sequence ATGGTAGCGATCGGATTGTCCGGCCTGAAACGCAGTCTTGTCGTTTCTATGGTGCTCTGCTGCGGCGTGATGACCGGCTGCGCGAGCGTCGAATACACCTCTCAGGCCGAACTGACAGCCGCTCAGACCGTCGTGCCGATACCCAAGCCCGGCGAAGACGCAACACTGGCCGCGGTCCCGACGGCCGAAGGCGCAGCTGGCCAGGCGGTCGCAGGTGCCATGCTTCCGCAAACGCAGACAGCCCCCTCTTTGACCGCAACGGCAATGCCGACGGTTGCGGCGTCTCAGCCCGCCGATCTTGCCATGCAGGCGGGCATACAGCCGGCAGCCTATGCACAGATCCCGCTGACGCCCGAGATGACGGCCATTCAGTCCGTCGTGCCGACGCCGCGCCCTGGCACACCGGCGCAGCCGGCAACGCAGCTTGCCTTTGCCGCGACGCCGCAGAACAATGCGCTTGCAGCACTTGCGGCAGTCGACACGACGCCGCGTTACAGCATGGATTACGGCTTCGACGAATCCGGGCCGATCGATCCCCCGACGGCTCCCCCGATGTTCAGCGACGACGACAAGGACGATGCGCCGACCGTCGAGAAGAGTTTCGTCACCAAGCTCATCCAGAAATATTCGAAGATTTACGAGATTCCCGAGACGCTGCTCCACCGCATCGTCCATCGCGAGAGCCGCTACAATCCGAAGGCCTACAACAAGCGCGGCTATTTTGGCCTCATGCAGATCAAGTACAATACTGCCAAATCGATGGGCTATGACGGTGCGCCGGGCGGTCTCTTCGATGCCGAGACCAACATCAAATATGCCGCGAAATATCTGCGTGGCGCCTGGCTCGTCTCCGACAACAAGGAAGATGATGCCGTCCGCCTCTATGCGCGGGGCTATTATTATGACGCCAAGCGCAAGGGCATGAATGACATCGCGCAGGGCAATTACTGA
- a CDS encoding serine hydrolase domain-containing protein: MRFVLRVLKALALVVVLIIAAGTGWLFAWPPELLRVGDGYAAKIVCSNVFVAGRDAEDVLRDDVQAPGNPLLRLVRVSVERDSGRVTARFMGLFASSYALYRGALGCTSVPDGNFEAAIDAVPFDAPAKMQANDAVWPQGEGSGNQPDGKITTVLADSRFAGPAMRAIVVVRNGRIVAEAYGPGFSSKTPLIGWSMTKTVNAAILGRLMLDGKVSFDDDHLMPQWKDDPRARIKVSDLLGMESGLAFNEDYGSVADVTRMLYLDPDMVSLPANAPMEAAPGQRFRYSSGTAALLSRIWMDRVGNAQAAFSYPHDALFSPLGMTSAVFELDARGTFAGSSYLYATAHDWARFGQFLLQDGVWNGRRLLPEGFVGAMRTPTTASNGRYTQGQAWLAPGGSNAAFGLPEDTFWLTGHDGQSMAIVPSANLVVVRLGLTPGWLGYQPQTLLKAVLAASPQPGGPQQQAGSAR; encoded by the coding sequence ATGCGATTTGTGCTGCGTGTCTTGAAGGCGCTTGCTCTCGTTGTGGTTCTCATCATCGCCGCCGGGACCGGCTGGCTCTTCGCCTGGCCGCCGGAGCTTTTGCGCGTCGGAGACGGCTACGCCGCCAAGATCGTCTGCTCCAATGTCTTCGTCGCCGGCCGGGATGCCGAGGATGTGCTGCGTGACGACGTCCAGGCGCCGGGAAATCCGCTGCTGAGGCTGGTGCGCGTCAGTGTCGAGCGCGACAGCGGCCGAGTGACGGCGCGCTTCATGGGGCTGTTTGCATCGAGTTATGCGCTCTATCGTGGCGCTCTCGGCTGCACCAGTGTGCCGGACGGCAATTTCGAGGCGGCGATTGACGCGGTGCCGTTCGATGCGCCGGCCAAGATGCAGGCGAATGACGCGGTGTGGCCGCAAGGCGAGGGCAGCGGCAATCAACCGGACGGCAAGATCACGACGGTGCTGGCCGATTCCCGATTTGCCGGCCCGGCCATGCGGGCGATCGTTGTGGTGCGCAACGGCCGTATCGTCGCCGAAGCCTATGGTCCCGGATTTTCGTCGAAGACGCCGCTGATCGGCTGGTCGATGACGAAGACGGTGAACGCGGCCATCCTCGGCCGGTTGATGCTCGACGGCAAGGTCTCCTTCGACGACGATCACTTGATGCCACAGTGGAAGGACGATCCGCGTGCCAGGATCAAGGTTTCCGACCTGCTCGGCATGGAGAGCGGCCTTGCCTTCAATGAGGACTACGGCAGCGTCGCAGATGTGACGCGCATGCTCTATCTCGATCCTGACATGGTGTCGCTGCCGGCCAATGCGCCGATGGAGGCGGCACCCGGCCAGCGGTTCCGCTATTCGAGCGGCACGGCGGCGCTCTTGTCACGCATCTGGATGGACAGGGTCGGCAATGCGCAGGCAGCCTTTTCCTATCCGCATGACGCGCTCTTCTCCCCGCTCGGCATGACCAGCGCCGTCTTCGAACTCGACGCGCGCGGCACCTTTGCCGGAAGCTCCTATCTCTATGCGACTGCGCATGACTGGGCGCGTTTCGGGCAATTCCTGCTGCAGGATGGCGTCTGGAATGGCCGGCGGCTGTTGCCGGAGGGTTTCGTCGGCGCCATGCGCACGCCGACGACAGCGTCGAACGGCCGGTATACGCAAGGCCAGGCGTGGCTCGCTCCCGGTGGCTCGAATGCTGCATTCGGGCTGCCGGAGGATACGTTCTGGCTGACGGGACATGACGGGCAGAGCATGGCGATCGTGCCGTCCGCCAATCTGGTCGTCGTCCGGCTCGGCCTGACGCCGGGCTGGCTCGGTTATCAGCCGCAGACGCTTCTCAAGGCAGTCCTGGCAGCGTCGCCGCAACCGGGCGGGCCGCAGCAGCAGGCCGGATCAGCGCGGTAG
- a CDS encoding DUF3419 family protein, giving the protein MSEFAPDAGFRKNRKLKDALLRHKAFSKEGFSERLFGLLFSGLVYPQIWEDPDLDMQAMELKPNHRIVTIGSGGCNMLAYLSKAPASIDVVDLNPHHIALNRLKLSAFKHLPDHADLVRFLAMPNEKSNSRAFDQYLAANLDDATRSYWNGRKFGRRRVTVFDRNIYETGLLGRFIGAAHLLARLHGVKLREMTKTRSIREQRQFFDEQIAPLFEKPVIRWITGRKSSLFGLGIPPQQYDELASLAADHSIAPVLKHRLEKLACHFPMRDNYFAWQAFGRRYGTEEEGPLPTYLKPEHYEVIRANVDRVNVHHASFTELLAREPAASRDRYILLDAQDWMTDEQLNDVWREITRTARDGARVIFRTAAEKSIIEGRLSSSIRDQWDYFEDKSRELTALDRSAIYGGFHIYGKKA; this is encoded by the coding sequence ATGTCAGAATTTGCACCGGATGCCGGCTTCCGCAAGAACCGGAAACTCAAGGACGCCCTTCTCCGCCACAAGGCTTTTTCGAAGGAAGGTTTTTCCGAGCGCCTCTTCGGCCTTCTCTTCTCCGGCCTCGTCTACCCGCAGATCTGGGAGGATCCGGATCTCGACATGCAGGCGATGGAGCTGAAGCCCAACCATCGCATCGTCACCATCGGCTCCGGCGGCTGCAACATGCTCGCCTATCTCTCCAAGGCACCGGCCTCGATCGACGTCGTCGATCTAAACCCGCACCATATTGCGCTGAACCGCCTCAAGCTTTCCGCCTTCAAGCATCTGCCCGATCATGCCGATCTCGTGCGGTTCCTGGCGATGCCGAACGAGAAGTCGAACAGCCGCGCCTTCGACCAGTATCTCGCCGCCAATCTCGACGACGCGACCCGCAGCTACTGGAACGGCCGCAAGTTCGGACGCCGCCGCGTCACCGTCTTCGACCGCAACATCTACGAAACCGGCCTGCTCGGTCGTTTCATCGGCGCAGCGCACCTTCTTGCCCGCCTGCATGGCGTCAAGCTGCGCGAGATGACCAAGACCCGCTCGATCCGCGAGCAGCGCCAGTTCTTCGACGAGCAGATCGCGCCGCTTTTCGAAAAGCCGGTCATTCGCTGGATCACCGGCCGCAAGAGCTCGCTCTTCGGCCTCGGCATTCCGCCGCAGCAATATGACGAACTCGCAAGCCTTGCCGCCGATCATTCGATCGCGCCGGTGCTGAAGCACCGCCTGGAAAAGCTCGCCTGTCACTTCCCGATGCGCGACAACTATTTCGCCTGGCAGGCCTTTGGCCGCCGCTACGGCACTGAAGAGGAAGGTCCGCTGCCGACCTATCTGAAGCCGGAGCATTATGAGGTGATCCGCGCCAATGTCGATCGCGTCAACGTTCACCACGCGAGCTTCACCGAGCTTCTTGCCCGTGAGCCGGCCGCCTCGCGCGACCGCTACATCCTGCTCGACGCGCAGGATTGGATGACGGATGAACAGTTGAACGACGTCTGGCGGGAAATCACCCGCACGGCGCGCGACGGCGCCCGGGTGATCTTCCGCACCGCCGCCGAAAAGAGCATCATCGAAGGCCGCCTGTCTTCGTCCATTCGCGACCAGTGGGATTATTTCGAGGACAAGTCGCGGGAGCTGACGGCGCTCGATCGATCGGCGATCTATGGCGGTTTCCATATCTATGGGAAGAAGGCGTGA
- a CDS encoding class I SAM-dependent methyltransferase — protein MSKVGTDTAGMSDEHASLMDGMYRYQRHIYDLTRKYYLLGRDSTIRNLDVPEGGTLLEVGCGTGRNMAFAHRHFSTAKLFGLDISQEMLISARKTFATKATIPEFRVADATAFTPREFGVSGFDRILISYALSMIPDWERAVDASIAALNPGGQLHIVDFGQQEGLPRWFRRILQAWLAKFHVTPRPDLREVLEAQAEEHNARLSFETVGGGYAWRAAIISRRS, from the coding sequence GTGAGCAAGGTCGGCACCGACACGGCGGGAATGAGCGACGAACATGCCAGCCTCATGGATGGCATGTATCGCTACCAGCGCCATATCTACGACCTGACGCGCAAATATTACCTTCTCGGCCGCGACAGCACCATCCGCAATCTCGATGTGCCCGAGGGCGGCACCCTGCTCGAAGTCGGCTGCGGCACCGGTCGCAACATGGCCTTCGCCCATCGCCATTTCTCGACCGCCAAGCTGTTCGGCCTCGACATTTCCCAGGAAATGCTGATTTCTGCGCGCAAGACCTTCGCCACCAAGGCGACGATCCCGGAATTCCGCGTCGCCGACGCCACAGCCTTTACGCCGCGCGAATTCGGCGTCAGCGGTTTCGACCGCATCCTGATCTCCTATGCCCTGTCGATGATCCCGGACTGGGAGCGCGCCGTCGACGCGTCGATCGCCGCGCTCAATCCCGGCGGCCAGCTGCATATCGTCGATTTCGGCCAGCAGGAAGGCCTGCCGCGCTGGTTCCGGCGGATATTGCAGGCCTGGCTTGCGAAGTTCCATGTCACGCCGCGGCCGGATCTGCGGGAGGTTCTGGAAGCGCAGGCAGAGGAGCACAATGCGCGATTGTCATTCGAAACCGTCGGCGGCGGTTATGCCTGGCGGGCGGCTATTATCAGCAGGCGCTCATAA
- a CDS encoding glycoside hydrolase family 25 protein, with product MRRLLFCVVPLAILLAGCSSSGHDYLETASIKPKTRFQDTDPQDFGAKHPQQNAIHGIDISKWQGDIDWATVKNSGVAFAFIKATEGKDRVDPRFDEYWREARAAGIPHAPYHFYYFCSSADQQADWFISNVPKEAMRLPPVLDVEWNAESKTCRYRPDPQTVRAEMQRFMDRLEAYYGKRPIIYTSVDFHRDNLAGYFQDYHFWVRSVAKHPEVTYSDRRWAFWQYTSTGVIPGIKGPTDINVFAGSTTNWNNWVAAVSKDRNS from the coding sequence ATGCGCCGGCTTTTGTTTTGCGTTGTGCCTCTGGCCATCCTCCTGGCAGGCTGCTCCTCTTCCGGCCACGACTATCTTGAAACCGCTTCAATCAAGCCGAAGACGCGCTTCCAGGACACCGATCCGCAGGATTTCGGAGCGAAGCATCCGCAACAGAACGCCATTCACGGCATCGACATCTCCAAGTGGCAAGGCGATATCGACTGGGCGACGGTGAAGAACTCCGGCGTCGCCTTTGCCTTCATCAAGGCGACGGAGGGCAAGGACAGGGTCGATCCCCGCTTCGACGAATATTGGCGCGAGGCCCGCGCCGCCGGCATCCCGCACGCCCCCTATCATTTCTACTATTTCTGCTCCTCGGCCGATCAGCAGGCTGACTGGTTCATCAGCAACGTGCCGAAGGAGGCGATGCGCCTGCCGCCGGTGCTCGACGTCGAATGGAACGCCGAATCGAAAACCTGCCGCTACCGTCCCGACCCGCAAACGGTGCGCGCCGAAATGCAGCGCTTCATGGACCGGCTCGAGGCCTATTACGGCAAGCGCCCGATCATCTACACCTCGGTCGATTTCCACCGCGACAATCTCGCCGGTTATTTCCAGGATTATCACTTCTGGGTCCGCTCGGTGGCGAAGCATCCCGAGGTGACCTATTCCGACCGCCGCTGGGCTTTCTGGCAATATACCTCGACGGGCGTCATTCCCGGCATCAAGGGACCGACCGATATCAACGTCTTTGCCGGCAGTACAACGAACTGGAACAATTGGGTCGCCGCCGTTTCCAAGGATAGAAATTCTTAG
- a CDS encoding lytic murein transglycosylase encodes MHRSLTSRSALALLFALALAGGAAAQQAPAAAPEAPAAPCGGDLSSFLEGVKADAIAAGASAAAADQALAGAEIDPKVLSRDRAQGVFKQTFLEFSQRTVSQARLDIGRQKMKQYADVFARAEQEFGVPSGVITAFWAMETDFGAVQGDFNTRNALVTLSHDCRRPELFRPQLIALIEMVQHGDLDPATNTGAWAGEIGQVQMLPRDIIAYGMDGDGDGHIRLKQSGPDAILTAAKFIQHLGFERGQPWLQEVTVPDSLPWEKSGLGGTMKAGEWFALGVKPRDGNTGFGDLEGDLVLPQGRMGPAFIAYPNFKIYLEWNKSFIYTTSAAYFATRLSGAPTYLKGAPEPGLANDQMKTLQTKLQSLGHDVGEIDGILGSGTRIAIQKEQQRLGIPADGWATPALLNAL; translated from the coding sequence ATGCACCGCTCGCTCACAAGCCGCTCTGCACTCGCCCTCCTGTTTGCCCTCGCCCTTGCCGGCGGCGCCGCCGCCCAGCAGGCGCCGGCCGCAGCCCCGGAAGCCCCGGCAGCGCCTTGCGGCGGCGACCTCTCCTCCTTCCTCGAAGGCGTCAAGGCCGATGCGATTGCCGCAGGCGCGAGTGCCGCAGCGGCCGACCAGGCGCTTGCCGGCGCCGAGATCGATCCCAAAGTGCTGAGCCGCGATCGCGCCCAGGGCGTCTTCAAACAGACCTTCCTTGAATTTTCCCAGCGTACTGTCAGCCAGGCCCGCCTCGACATCGGCCGCCAGAAGATGAAGCAATATGCCGACGTCTTTGCCCGCGCCGAGCAGGAATTCGGCGTTCCCTCCGGCGTCATCACCGCCTTCTGGGCGATGGAAACCGATTTCGGCGCCGTCCAGGGCGACTTCAACACCCGCAACGCACTGGTGACGCTGTCACACGATTGCCGCCGCCCGGAGCTCTTCCGCCCGCAGCTGATCGCACTCATCGAGATGGTCCAGCACGGCGACCTCGACCCTGCCACCAACACCGGCGCCTGGGCTGGCGAAATCGGCCAGGTGCAGATGCTGCCGCGCGACATCATCGCCTATGGCATGGATGGCGACGGCGACGGCCATATCCGCCTGAAGCAGAGCGGCCCGGACGCCATCCTGACGGCGGCGAAATTCATCCAGCACCTCGGCTTCGAGCGCGGCCAGCCCTGGCTGCAGGAAGTCACCGTGCCCGATAGCCTGCCCTGGGAGAAGTCCGGCCTCGGCGGCACCATGAAGGCCGGCGAATGGTTCGCGCTCGGCGTCAAGCCACGCGACGGCAACACCGGCTTCGGTGATCTCGAAGGCGACCTCGTACTGCCGCAGGGGCGCATGGGGCCGGCCTTCATCGCCTATCCGAATTTCAAGATCTATCTCGAGTGGAACAAGTCGTTCATCTACACCACCTCGGCCGCCTATTTCGCGACCCGCCTATCCGGCGCCCCGACCTACCTCAAGGGCGCGCCGGAACCGGGTCTCGCCAACGACCAGATGAAGACGCTGCAGACGAAGCTGCAGTCGCTCGGCCACGATGTCGGCGAGATCGACGGCATCCTCGGCTCCGGCACGCGTATCGCCATCCAGAAGGAGCAGCAGCGGCTCGGCATACCGGCCGACGGCTGGGCGACGCCGGCGCTTCTCAACGCCCTCTGA
- a CDS encoding DMT family transporter, translating into MDNRMNAWTWSLLLLLGFIWGGSFFFARIAVQHVPPLTLVFLRLLLAALALHIYIAGRFGIYSILEARWREFLILGLINNALPHALIFFGQTRIGAGLAAILNATTPIWTVLIANYATSDEKLSSAKIAGCLVGLAGTIVLIGPGLSAGGEAPLWALLLPVLAAVSYGFAATYGKQFKTIPAPITAAGQLTASSVITLPLSLLADRPWTLPLPSLDIAAAVLALALVSTAFAYILYFRIMAAAGATNASLVTLLVPPSAILLGVLFLGERLALAEFAGMALIGFGLVILDGRAYRLLARTT; encoded by the coding sequence ATGGACAACAGAATGAATGCCTGGACCTGGAGCTTGCTGCTCCTGCTCGGTTTCATCTGGGGCGGCTCTTTCTTCTTTGCCCGCATTGCCGTCCAGCATGTCCCGCCGCTGACCCTTGTCTTCCTCCGGCTGCTGCTGGCCGCGTTGGCGCTGCATATCTATATCGCCGGCCGTTTCGGGATCTATTCGATCCTGGAAGCCCGCTGGCGCGAATTCCTGATCCTCGGGCTTATCAACAATGCCCTGCCGCACGCTCTGATCTTCTTCGGCCAGACTCGCATCGGCGCCGGCCTTGCGGCGATCCTGAATGCGACGACGCCGATTTGGACCGTGCTGATCGCCAACTACGCCACGTCCGACGAGAAGCTGTCATCCGCCAAGATTGCCGGCTGCCTCGTCGGCCTGGCCGGAACGATCGTGCTGATCGGCCCCGGCCTGTCGGCCGGTGGCGAAGCGCCGCTCTGGGCGCTGCTGCTTCCGGTACTTGCAGCCGTCTCCTATGGGTTCGCGGCCACCTACGGCAAGCAGTTCAAGACTATTCCGGCCCCCATCACCGCCGCCGGTCAGCTGACCGCCTCCTCGGTGATCACCCTGCCGCTGTCGCTCTTGGCGGATCGCCCCTGGACGCTCCCCTTGCCGTCGCTCGATATCGCCGCCGCCGTGCTGGCGCTGGCGCTGGTGTCGACCGCCTTCGCCTATATTCTCTATTTTCGGATCATGGCGGCGGCCGGCGCCACCAACGCCTCACTCGTCACCCTGCTGGTGCCGCCGAGCGCCATCCTTCTCGGCGTGCTCTTCCTCGGAGAGCGGCTGGCACTTGCCGAGTTCGCCGGCATGGCGCTGATCGGTTTCGGCCTTGTCATTCTCGATGGCCGTGCCTATCGCCTCCTGGCGAGGACGACGTGA
- the metF gene encoding methylenetetrahydrofolate reductase [NAD(P)H] produces the protein MALKNEAQARSIGISFEFFPPKSEEMEGQLWNTVSELQDWDPDFVSVTYGAGGTTKAPTLTAVTRFLSQTPLATASHLTCVGATKEETHHMIETFRKVGVTHFVALRGDAPGGAGAPYQPHPGGYANAAELVAGLKAIGDFEISVSAYPEKHPESRDTAADIDMLKRKADNGADRALTQFFFDNDNFERYLERVRRAGIAIPIVPGIMPIQNLTQLKRFAGACGAVIPSFLDERFAGFDDKPEERAKVAADVAAEQIEDLVRRGIRDFHLYTMNRSPLVSAVLDNLGLSRRPAKSAGAAA, from the coding sequence ATGGCTTTGAAAAACGAAGCGCAGGCGCGCAGCATCGGGATCTCATTCGAATTCTTCCCGCCGAAATCGGAAGAGATGGAAGGCCAGCTCTGGAATACAGTCAGCGAGTTGCAGGACTGGGATCCGGATTTCGTCTCGGTGACCTATGGCGCCGGCGGCACCACCAAGGCGCCGACGCTGACCGCCGTCACGCGCTTCCTGTCGCAGACGCCGCTTGCCACCGCTTCGCATCTGACCTGCGTCGGCGCGACGAAGGAAGAGACGCATCATATGATCGAGACCTTCCGCAAGGTCGGCGTGACGCATTTCGTGGCGCTGCGCGGCGATGCGCCCGGAGGCGCCGGCGCGCCCTATCAGCCGCATCCCGGCGGCTACGCCAATGCGGCGGAGCTCGTGGCCGGCCTCAAGGCGATCGGCGATTTCGAAATTTCAGTCTCTGCCTATCCGGAAAAGCATCCGGAGAGCCGCGACACAGCTGCCGATATCGACATGCTGAAGCGCAAGGCCGACAACGGCGCCGACCGGGCGCTGACACAGTTCTTCTTCGACAACGACAATTTCGAGCGCTATCTGGAGCGGGTTCGCCGGGCCGGCATCGCGATCCCGATCGTGCCCGGCATCATGCCGATCCAGAACCTGACGCAGCTGAAGCGTTTCGCCGGCGCCTGCGGTGCGGTTATCCCGAGCTTTCTTGACGAGCGTTTCGCGGGCTTTGACGACAAGCCCGAAGAGCGGGCGAAGGTGGCAGCCGATGTTGCCGCCGAGCAGATCGAAGATCTCGTCCGGCGCGGCATTCGCGATTTCCATCTCTATACGATGAACCGTTCGCCGCTGGTTTCCGCCGTGCTCGACAATCTCGGCCTTTCCCGCCGACCGGCAAAAAGCGCCGGCGCGGCTGCCTGA
- a CDS encoding ArsR/SmtB family transcription factor, with translation MSEPLKLGLDGLVDVLKAAGEPTRLRLLALLDAGDLTVTDLTEILGQSQPRISRHLKLLGEAELIERYQEGAWAYFRLKQDGKAAMLVRALLKHVSENDPTILRDGERLSAVKRQRAERAQAYFSRNAAEWDELRRLHAADEEVDAAVIRLLGNQPIDSLLDLGTGTGRILELLAGLYRRAIGVDASRDMLSVARANLDKSRITKATVRHADILNLPFEGQDFDVVTIHQVLHFFDQPEIAISEAARMLRPGGRLVVIDLAPHTLEYLRDEHAHVRLGFSHQAMSDWLRKSGLDVEQVVDLHPGQQSGQGLTVTVWLARDPRRLMASQTSESAEPTFAGRV, from the coding sequence ATGAGTGAACCCTTGAAGCTTGGATTGGATGGGCTGGTGGACGTCTTGAAGGCGGCCGGCGAGCCGACGCGGCTGCGGCTTCTGGCGCTTCTCGACGCCGGCGACCTGACGGTGACCGATCTTACCGAAATTCTCGGCCAATCTCAGCCGCGAATTTCCCGCCACCTGAAGCTGCTCGGCGAGGCTGAACTGATCGAGCGCTATCAGGAGGGCGCCTGGGCCTATTTCCGCCTCAAGCAGGACGGCAAGGCGGCAATGCTCGTGCGGGCCTTGCTGAAGCATGTGTCCGAGAACGATCCGACCATCCTTCGTGACGGCGAGCGGCTGTCGGCAGTCAAACGCCAACGGGCGGAGCGGGCACAGGCCTATTTCAGCCGCAACGCGGCGGAATGGGACGAGCTTCGCCGCCTGCATGCGGCCGACGAGGAGGTCGATGCCGCCGTCATCCGGCTGCTCGGCAATCAGCCGATCGATTCGCTGCTCGATCTCGGCACCGGCACCGGCCGCATTCTCGAACTCCTGGCCGGGCTCTACCGCCGGGCGATCGGCGTCGATGCCAGCCGCGACATGCTGAGCGTGGCGCGCGCCAATCTCGACAAGTCCCGCATTACCAAGGCCACCGTGCGCCACGCCGATATTCTCAACCTGCCGTTCGAGGGACAGGATTTCGACGTGGTGACGATCCATCAGGTGCTGCATTTCTTCGACCAGCCGGAGATTGCCATCTCGGAAGCGGCGCGCATGCTGCGGCCGGGCGGACGGCTCGTGGTCATCGACCTTGCGCCGCACACGCTCGAATATCTCCGGGACGAGCATGCACATGTCCGTCTCGGCTTTTCGCACCAGGCGATGTCCGACTGGCTGCGTAAGTCCGGGCTCGATGTCGAGCAGGTCGTCGATCTTCATCCGGGTCAGCAGAGCGGGCAGGGGCTGACGGTTACCGTCTGGCTCGCGCGTGATCCGAGGCGCCTCATGGCTTCGCAGACGAGCGAAAGCGCCGAACCTACATTTGCCGGGAGAGTATAA